The Gordonia iterans DNA window ACGAGACCTCCTGCGTCACCTGCCACGGCCAGAACCTCGAGGGTGTGCCCGATCGCGGCCCGACCCTGCTGGGCGTCGGCGACGCATCCGTCTACTTCCAGGTCTCCACCGGCCGCATGCCGGCCGCCCGCGGTGAGGCTCAGGCCGCCCGCAAGACCGAGAAGTTCACGCAGGTCCAGATCGATCAGCTCGGCGCCTACATCCAGGCGATGGGCGGCGGGCCGCGCGTGATGTACGAGCGCGACGACAACGGCGAGATCAAGCGCAACCCGGAAACCGGTCTCCCGGTTCTCGCTCAGGAATCGCTGCAGGGCGACAACCTGGGCCGCGGCGGCGAACTCTTCCGCCTCAACTGTGCGTCGTGCCACAACTTCACCGGCCGTGGCGGCGCCCTGTCGAGCGGCAAGTACGCCCCCACCCTGTCCGGTGTCAACGAGCAGCAGCTGTACACGGCCATGCTCACCGGACCGCAGAACATGCCGAAGTTCTCCAATCGGCAGCTGTCGGCTGAGGAGAAGAAGGACATCATCGGCTTCGTCCGGTACGTCGACTCGGCCAACCCGTCGGGCGGGCTCGCCCTGGGCGGCTTCGGACCGGTCTCTGAAGGCATTGTCATGTGGTTTGTCGGAGTGACGGCGATCATCGCCGGTGCGATGTGGATTGGATCACGAAATTGAGCGCAACGAGTAAAGACGCCCCGACCGGCGACCAGCTCGACGCAATGTCACGCGACGAGCTCGTCAAGCTGGGCACCAACCTCGACGACGTCGACATCATCTACCGGGAGCCCCGCTACCCGGTCGAGGGCACCAAGGCCGAGAAGCGCTCCGAGCGCATCGTCGCCGTCTGGTTCATCCTCTCGGGTCTGCTGGCCTTGGCCGGGTTCGCGCTCTTCGTGTGGAACCACTGGGAGTTCGTCATGCCCGACGAGCCGGGCTACTGGGCGTACACCTTCTACACCCCGGCACTGGGCGTCACGTTCGGTCTGGCGATCCTGTTCTTCGGCTTCGGCGTCATCCAGATCACCAAGCGGTTCATCCCGCAGGAGATCTCGGTGCAGCAGCGGCACGACGGCCCCTCGGAGAAGGTCGACCAGAAGACCATCGGCGCCGAGCTCGCCGACTCGCTGGAGACCAGCACCCTCCCCCGCCGCAAGATGATCATCGGTTCGGCGATCTTCGGACTCGGGTCGCTCGCCTTCGCCGGCGGCATCGCCGCGATCGGCGGGTTCATCAAGAACCCGTGGGCCAACCCCAAGGATGATCTGTGGCAGACCGGATGGTCGCCGATCCACGACGTGACCCCCAACGAGACCGTCTTCTTGCGGCGCGACACCGGCAATCCGTACCAGGTCGCCCTGGTCCGTCCGGAGGATCTCGACGCCGGCGCGATGGAGACCGTGTTCCCGTGGCGAGTCTCCGACGGCTACGGCGAGACCGAGGAGTCGCGCCACAAGCTCCTCAAGAGCCTGCGTGCGGTCCGCAACCCGGTCATGCTCATCCGACTGCGTCCGGCCGACGCGGCCAAGGTGATCAAACGCCAGGGTCAGGAGAGCTTCAACTACGGCGATTACTACGCCTACACCAAGGTCTGCAGCCACCTCGGTTGCCCGACCTCTCTGTACGAGCAGCAGACGCAGCGCATTCTCTGCCCGTGCCACCAGTCGCAGTTCGACGCGCTCGAGTACGGCAAGGCGGTCTTCGGACCGGCCGCGCGTGCTCTCGCTCAGCTGCCGATCGCGGTGAACAATCAGGGGTACATGGTCGCCAACGGCGATTTCATCGAACCCGTCGGACCGGCATTCTGGGAGCGTAAGTCATGACCGTCGCTGACCGCCTTGCTACGCAGGCGCACGAAGCGGACGTCCGGTACCGTATGGCAGCCGGCATGCGCCGCCAGATCAA harbors:
- the qcrC gene encoding cytochrome bc1 complex diheme cytochrome c subunit, coding for MRSSPPSSSQPLGDDASTERVPSSGKSEARRAKSRRKLRRRAGATAFLMFGLIAAGLLAGLLTPKPQVATADANAAQLVEAGKQLYETSCVTCHGQNLEGVPDRGPTLLGVGDASVYFQVSTGRMPAARGEAQAARKTEKFTQVQIDQLGAYIQAMGGGPRVMYERDDNGEIKRNPETGLPVLAQESLQGDNLGRGGELFRLNCASCHNFTGRGGALSSGKYAPTLSGVNEQQLYTAMLTGPQNMPKFSNRQLSAEEKKDIIGFVRYVDSANPSGGLALGGFGPVSEGIVMWFVGVTAIIAGAMWIGSRN
- the qcrA gene encoding cytochrome bc1 complex Rieske iron-sulfur subunit, with the translated sequence MSATSKDAPTGDQLDAMSRDELVKLGTNLDDVDIIYREPRYPVEGTKAEKRSERIVAVWFILSGLLALAGFALFVWNHWEFVMPDEPGYWAYTFYTPALGVTFGLAILFFGFGVIQITKRFIPQEISVQQRHDGPSEKVDQKTIGAELADSLETSTLPRRKMIIGSAIFGLGSLAFAGGIAAIGGFIKNPWANPKDDLWQTGWSPIHDVTPNETVFLRRDTGNPYQVALVRPEDLDAGAMETVFPWRVSDGYGETEESRHKLLKSLRAVRNPVMLIRLRPADAAKVIKRQGQESFNYGDYYAYTKVCSHLGCPTSLYEQQTQRILCPCHQSQFDALEYGKAVFGPAARALAQLPIAVNNQGYMVANGDFIEPVGPAFWERKS